gaggcccacgtaccacacacaaaaaaaaaaagttaaagagataGGGTTGGAGAGAAAATGAGGTTTAATACTTAGACACAAACAGCACCAGACTGTCTCCAGCTAACATTATCACATATGCCAGACTGACTTACAGGTGTAGCATTAGGTGAAGCTTCTCACTCCCCAGTCACACCTACCCTGCGAAGGCTGACAAAGCCAGGATTGCCCCAGATTTCTGCCCTCTAAAAAGGTCCTAACATATCCTGGTAAGCTTTAGTCAAGGTTCCTTGGGTTACAAGTATAACCTTCAAATTCTCCCCAGGTTCTCCAGAATTGAGGTGATCACCTTTATCTTTAATGTCCAGCTAACACAGCCTAAGCCCCCATCCTATGTGACCTCAGGGAGTTCTGTCCACTCCCTAAGTATTTCTAAGATTCCTTGGGAAATGCTTACATGTTCTACAAATATATTATTGTTTCTTGCCATCTCTTACTCCAGTCTACTGCCCTGTGTTTCTCACAAGATCTCTTCATACTATCTCAAAATAATTTGAACATCCTACCAGGATTATCACCCTAAAGCTTTGCCCCAAGTGTGGACTTAAGCACCTACCTAAAATCCCTAAGTACAGCTAACCTGAGGCTttagtatttataaatttaactgCTGGCTCAAATATAAAAGGGACTACAACACGGGAAAAGAtgatcatttaaaacaaaattttaattatcattGCCCTAGAATCTACTGGCAATACTTTATCCCTGAAGGTTCTCTACCAGTGAGCTCTCTCTTTATCCTCCAGTTGGTCACCGTGTTGTAGAATGGCAGCTCTCCTCTCAAAATCAGGAGTCACTTTAgcattatcttttcctttccaagCCATGGGCTTTCGCTCTCTTTCTCAGACCCAGCCAGAGAAAAGGCTGGCCTCTAGATAGGGGCCACATTTTCTCCTCAAGGATGACTGATAGTGGGAACAAACACAGAATTCAGGAAGGATCTCCTATTTCCCACCATTCAAAGTATGATATGGGCCCTGGCTCCAGGAAGCCAATCCATAATAGTTGACACTGCAGTTTCCAAAGTCTGACTCACTCAGCCTTAACTAGGCCCATGCGTGGTTCACTATCCTATTTTGACACTGCCATGTAAGATCCAGTCCAGTTCCTTTTCACACACTTTCCTCCAGGTTATAGTGAAAAGAATTTCAGACCTTCATGTTCCTCTTGTGGTCTGTCCTCCCAAGCTcttataagcaaatatttataccAAAAACATGCACATTCctaaagaaaaatagtaattatattCTGTCACAGAGCAGCCTAAGACTGGAAATATGAAGAATACTATTAACTGTAGGCAgtcagttttattaaaaatgcaatatatgTGCAAAAGATGCACATAATTCATCCAGACCCTGCCagaagtatatataatatacagtataTGGATCTTATTACCTttctaaaatattacattttctgaATCTCAGAACACATCATGTCCCAAGGTTTTGAATAAGGAATTATGGACCTGTGTAATCAAAAGCTGACTTAGAGAAAATGGTCAATATCTGGAAAGAAAAGTTTGAGCTAGATAGATAATACTAAAGCTCTCTGATGCATAAGACATTGTTTGCAGGAAATCTAACCTATATggtaattgtgaggattaaataactcACCTACTATAAAGTCCTTAGAACAGTGACAGACACAGAGTAAGCACTTAACATCAGTATTGCTGTCAATACTGATAGCAATTCTGGATACAATCCTTTCCATAGACCGGGTGTTAGAGACGGTTATGGTACCATAGAACTAGTATATCTTCTACTGTAAACTTTGGTTTCCCAGGTTAGAAAAAGGGGGGAGGACAGGATCTAGGCCTCCTGAGGCACAGCAtagaatggtaataggaaaaaaattccacagGATAGCAATAATAAGAAGTAGAATTCAATACAGTCGATTACATACTTTTGTGGCTTTCTAATGGACCTAAAATGTCGTCTTCCAGATTTCAGTAGGAACAGATTGTATGAGTGTAACAAAAAGAGAATTAGAGAATTCCACTAGATTGTCTCTCCTGTGGGCCACTGCCTGTTGTATATACTTAGCACCTCTCCTTTGCATAATGTAAATGTTCTGTGGGACTGTGGTTCAAATCGTGTGGGAAAGTAGGGGAGAGCACTAATTGCTTAGAATTGTGGTTTTagtaaaagaatatattaaaacattgtTTGCAAACTCTGCAATTGTGGGATAGGTGGGCCAGCAGTATTATGTATAGGAAGTGTGGTAGGCAGATTTTCTTCCAAAATCTGCTGGGAATACAAAAGTAAAAGCCCAATTCTCCTCCCACACCCCCTTCTCTGACATCTCACTACTGCTGTGACACTCTTGCCCCTTTTACCATGTTCCTAATCATGTCATTACCTTCAATTACTTATAAGAGTATGAACTCTTTCtcccattagaatgtaaactccctattcactttgttatacagcaaaaactaacacacgagtgtaaagcaattatactccaataaagatgttaaaaagaaaaaagaatataaactcCCTAAGGGCCAAAACCTTGTGTCATTCTCTGCTGTATTCCCAGACACTAAACATTGCCTGAAACAAGACTCTCCAAAAGTATTTACAGTATTAAagtaattaatgaaaaagaacaaagtttgaCACACAAGCTTGACAAGGTAAACTCATAAACCAATATAACAGCACAAGTCATTGCTGTTCTGgttaaatgtattttcaattaataatcgaattaaaacagaaaaaaataggtaagcaGAAAATAATGACTCCATCTCACACGCATTAagatggctattaaaaaaaactcagaaaatagcaagtgtctacaaggatgtgaagaaattggaacccttgtgcactgttggtgaaaatgtaaaatggcacagccactgtggaaaacagtatggtcattcctcaaaaatttaaaaatagaattaccacatgccccagaaattccacttctgggtatgcaCTCTAAAAAACTGAAAGGAGGGATCCAAACAGATATTTATACatgtgttcataacagcattattcacatcagccaaaaggtggaagcaacccaagggtccatcaatagatgaatggatgaacagaacgttgtatatatatatatatatatatatatacacacatatatacatatatatatcaatactattcagccttaagaaggaaggaaattctgctgtacatggatgaaacttgacgacattatgccaagtgaaataagccattcaCAAAAATGACAGTTATGatttatatgattccacttgtatggggtacctaaagtagtcaaattcataagagacagaaggtagaatagtggttgccaagggctgggaggaAGGCAGAATAGGGAAAGTctaatgggtgcagagtttcagttttgcaagatgaaaagagttttgGAGATGAATGGTAGCAATGACTGCACAACAACCTGAAGTACTTACTACTATTGAATGGTTAAGATGATACATTTTATGCGTATTttaccaatattaaaaaaaaaattttttttaatggttacaaTATCAATCCACATCAATCAAAACCAGTAGGGAAAGGAGAAACTCGGACTAGCCCAGCCTTAACACAACTTGACCACCAGGCTGTGGAAACAGGAAACCAAGGGCGTGGCAAGTGCAGGCCTCCGGGGCACTGCCCTGGGCGAGACTACAGGAAAGCCGCGGGTTGAAGCGGTTCACCTGCCGCCTAGGCTGCCACTGCGCAAGCGCATATCGCGGCTACCACCAAGGCGCCTTTTAAACGTACCCGGAAGTGACGTCTGTAAAGCTGAGACCGGCTCAGGGAGATCTGAACCCTTCGCACAGGTGAGCGGTGCTGCGACTGTCGTCCTGGGGCCGCTATGAGCTGCACCATCGAGAAGATTCTGACAGACGCTAAGACTCTACTGGAGAGGCTGCGAGAGCATGATGCGGCCGCCGAGTCGCTAGTGGATCAATCAGCGGCGCTGCACCGGCGGGTGGCCGCTATGCGGGAGGCGGGGACAGCGCTTCCGGACCAGGTCAGGCAGAGGGTAGGGGTCCGTGCCCTCGGGTTCCGGGCACTTGAGGGGTGGAGGGTGAGGTAGAGTGGGCACTCGGCCTGGAATTTTGTCCTGGTCCAAGAGGGCGGTGGTGAGAACTTTCTGCGGGGTCGGGGCTGAGGATGCTGCCCTGAAGCTCTGCCTCCTGCCTATTAAGTTGCATCTGCGGCTGTTCTGTGTACTGCGCGATTAGTCTGTCTCTGTTTGTCCAGTATCAAGAGGATGCATCCGATATAAAGGACATGTCCAAATACAAACCTCACATTCTGCTGTCCCAAGAGAATACACAGATTAGAGACTTGCAGCAGGAAAACAGAGGTTGGTCAGGCCTTTTTGTGTAGTTATGATTTTTTCATATCCAGTAATATTTCATAAGTTCTTGCAAAACTGACAAACTGTTCACAAAAGCGCACATTCTGTATGTATTTCCGAGTCAGTACTCTTTAACAGGAAAGTTAGCCTGTGCTCGCCCAGTATCAGTAAAGTTTGTTACATTACCCTTTTCAAGGTCTtactgattttttatttaaaggcaGCTTATCAAAGAGGTGTTTAGTAGAGTTGAATTACTGCATGGCTTATTAGGTGTCCCAGCATGGAGGCTTGCATAACAAGAGAATATCCTCAAGgacttaaattttaatgtttaaatattaattgaaataaacATTAAAGCTAAGATTGAAGGTTTTATTATGTTCCTTGAGCAAGATGGAAGAGGTAAATCGTATCCTCGGGTGTATATTCTTGGGCTTGATGAATACACTATTAATGATAGTAGTATGAATAGTTATTGGTATATCAGTTTACAGAGGGCTTTCACGTGTATCATGCCATTGCATTCTCATATCTTCATTTTGAGGTAGACAAGcaaagtttttattattacaagGCAGATAAGAAATAGGCTcggagaggttaaatgatttgcttAAGAGTCATAATCTAGTAACTCACAGAACTGAACTTAAACTCATGTCTTCTGAGGCCACATCCCGTGTTGTTTCTACCAGATTATGCTGCCACTGCCTAGAAAGATATTTTTCACAGACCATAACGGTTGAGTTCTGTGGACTTAAACACTAATTTACAACTTTGGATTCATAATGTTACATGAAGTGTCATAAAATTCCAACTGTTTGAGTTTGGCTTTAGGACGTATCTCTCAGACATCACTgccaagttattttatttttttgatagaGCTATGGGTTTCCTTGGAGGAACACCAGGATGCTTTGGAACTCATCATGAGCAAATACCGGAAACAGATGTTACAATTAATGGTTGCTAAAAAAGCAGTGGATGCTGAACCAGTCCTGAAAGCTCACCAGTCTCACTCTGCAGTAAGAAACTTTGATGAATAAATTCTAAATGAATTGAAATCTTGAAATTGTTTTAGATTGTGTGTTTGCTTTTGAAGAAAAgtaagtttgttttcctttcatgtttATCACATTTGCTGTAGgttttactatagctttgtaaagATATGAATAGAAAGAAGGGGATAAAGGGCTGCTCAGGGCCTTTTATTTGAGTAAGACTAAAGTTCCTCCCCCCTTCACCAAGATCTCTTTTCAAGATGTTAATGAATGCTTAGTTAGTTCTTCCACCAAACAGAATGCCAGTTAGTGTtgaaggtgctcagtaaatacttgggTGGTTATTATTGTACATTTCACTGGTCTGTGAGCTCCTTGGTTGTAAGAAGCATGAATTCATCTTTTATCCCTAAcatagtacttggcacatagcagGGGGTCAGTAAACTTTTATTAAACTGAACTACATAGCATCATACTATGTTGTTAGGAGAGAGaagtatggtttaaaaaaaaaaaaaaaaaagacctggcaTAGTTTCTATACTTTGGTTGCTTATGATTTAATTTGGGAGACCAAGTAATTGTTCTTAAGTTTGTAGAGTGCTTCAGAGTTGTCATTGTACATTCACAGGTACTATATCATTTAATCCTAGATTAATAGATTGACACCTCACTGTTTACTGCAGTGGAATTTATGGAAGATAAGTTTCATCTTAGATCCCACTGAAAGCATTTTAATGACTTCAGTTAACTAAAGTCATAGGGCACAgggatattttaaatatgtgaatgGCTTTCATCTGGACAAGATAATAATCTGTGGTCCAGAGGAGAAAACTTGATCCTTGAAGGAGACAGAGTTGAGCTTTTATGAAAAACTTGCTAAGAGATATGTCCAATGATAGAATAAGATACCTTGGAATATGGTAAGCTTCCTGCCAATAAAAGTATTCAAATTTAAGTTAAACAGCCATTTAGAGATAGTGTCCAGTATCCAATGGGTGGTTAGACTAGaatttatcttttgaaaacaaattatctGTGAATATCACAAGATAACTGTATTATGGCTTTACCTCTGAGGACTTAGATTGTAGTGAAACTCCTTTGTAACCTCTGTACCACAGATTAAATGAACTTTTAACATCATAATGCACATATTTTCATGAACTTCATATCTGTAAAAAAAGATGactttttcacctttttattcttaatatccTCACAGGAAATTGAGAGTCAGATTGACagaatctgtgaaatgggagaagTGATGAGAAAAGCAGTTCAAATGGATGATGATCAATTTTGTAAGATTCAGGAAAAACTAGCACAATTAGAGGTAAGATTGTTGATATTTTAGGTTCACAATATTTTACGGAGATTTCAGACTCTGGAAGATATGCCGTCACTGTATTATCACTGTTATGTACTGATGTTTCCTTTGTGGtctgatttaaaattaaaataaatcctcCATACCCTtttcaagaaaggaaatgtaatcagCAGCAAACAATGAAAATGCCAACTGTGTATTGGCTAGAAATTGAGGTATCATATTGAGAGGGTAGAGAGAGTGGAAGGGACAGATTACATGTGAGCTAAGGTGCCTCATCTGCCGTAAAAAGAACTCAGATAGGCAATGTCTAAACTTGATGATCCGGAAATAGCAGTACCAGGCATATTATGTAGAATTATGGAAGTAAATaccaaaagaaatagataaaaatattaaaagtggttGCCTTTGGGAAACAAAGTCAAGGGACTGCAGTCTATTTTATAAGTCTTAtagtcttgatttttttaaattaatttttttggatagtcttgatttttttaaaagctattttcatgtaatattttgattaaaatgggaataatttacAAAGAAAGGCCTGGGGTGTTAGTTTGCCCATAAAATTGTTAAGGAAAAAGCATTACAATAGATCAGCAGTCCccaacttttttggcaccagggactagTTTCgtagaagacaatttttccacagactgggggtggggatggggcgatggttcaggcggtaatgtgagcgatggggagtggcagggagcggcagatgaagctttgctcacttgcctgccgctcacctcctacTGTGCGGCCGGGTTCCTAACAGGACGTGGACCAGAAGCCATCAgaggcccgggggttggggacccctgcaatAGATGATTTGAATGTTCCTTATTACAAGATGCTGTCATGGGCCCTTTGAGAAATActagagagaaaaagacagggtCCCTGCTCAGAGTCTAACGAAAGGAATAAGACTAGTAGTATTTTGGTATGAAATGGTATATAAATGCTAGGAGAGAGATACAGAGTATTGAGGGAAGCATTTATATGGTACAAGGTTTAATGACCATGGGCTCTAACTCTCAGTGAAACCTGAAAATGCTATGGCTTCCCAGAATTTCCTTCAGAGAGAATAAGGATGAAGAGTGCAAACTGCCCTACCTGGAAATCAAAGGGAGTGGCAAGGTCCCAATTAGGAAATAAGAGTTAGTTAAAATGATAGAATGATCTTGTCTACACTATCCCTAATTTATCTCActtatggaaacagcctaaggaAATGTGGGACAaagtttacttaatattttaagtggaaaaaacat
This genomic interval from Physeter macrocephalus isolate SW-GA chromosome 4, ASM283717v5, whole genome shotgun sequence contains the following:
- the SIKE1 gene encoding suppressor of IKBKE 1 isoform X2, producing the protein MSCTIEKILTDAKTLLERLREHDAAAESLVDQSAALHRRVAAMREAGTALPDQYQEDASDIKDMSKYKPHILLSQENTQIRDLQQENRELWVSLEEHQDALELIMSKYRKQMLQLMVAKKAVDAEPVLKAHQSHSAEIESQIDRICEMGEVMRKAVQMDDDQFCKIQEKLAQLEDI
- the SIKE1 gene encoding suppressor of IKBKE 1 isoform X1, with amino-acid sequence MSCTIEKILTDAKTLLERLREHDAAAESLVDQSAALHRRVAAMREAGTALPDQYQEDASDIKDMSKYKPHILLSQENTQIRDLQQENRELWVSLEEHQDALELIMSKYRKQMLQLMVAKKAVDAEPVLKAHQSHSAEIESQIDRICEMGEVMRKAVQMDDDQFCKIQEKLAQLELENKELRELLSISSESLRVKKENSMDTASQAIK